In a single window of the Micromonospora sp. WMMD1155 genome:
- a CDS encoding snapalysin family zinc-dependent metalloprotease gives MTSRLNRLAVAVLATTLATLGVTVANPAPASAAMTICYNTSQAGSYAGTANQAASIWNNATVNLTLSANCGSNLRIYQITGGGSYAVRTSLGNGRVYIDTQQAAQYSPLRIMTHEIGHILGLPDNYNGNCALLMSGGSAGTSCTNPYPSSAEATRVSNLFAGTRIATERSADRAEADIFRDSWPSMLTSVG, from the coding sequence ATGACCTCACGACTCAATCGGCTCGCCGTCGCGGTGCTCGCGACGACACTCGCCACCCTCGGCGTCACGGTCGCCAACCCCGCGCCCGCGTCCGCCGCCATGACCATCTGCTACAACACCAGCCAGGCAGGCAGCTACGCCGGCACCGCCAACCAGGCCGCCTCGATCTGGAACAACGCCACGGTCAACCTGACGCTCTCCGCGAACTGCGGCTCCAACCTGCGGATCTACCAGATCACCGGCGGCGGCTCGTACGCCGTCCGGACCAGCCTCGGCAACGGCCGGGTCTACATCGACACCCAGCAGGCCGCGCAGTACAGCCCGCTCCGGATCATGACCCACGAGATCGGGCACATCCTCGGCCTGCCGGACAACTACAACGGCAACTGCGCGCTGCTGATGTCCGGTGGCAGCGCCGGCACCAGCTGCACCAACCCCTACCCGAGCAGCGCCGAGGCGACCCGGGTGAGCAACCTCTTCGCCGGCACCCGCATCGCCACCGAGCGCAGCGCGGACCGTGCCGAGGCGGACATCTTCCGCGACAGCTGGCCGAGCATGCTCACCTCCGTGGGCTGA
- a CDS encoding hydroxymethylglutaryl-CoA lyase — protein sequence MTDLPDFVSIREVGPRDGLQNEDPIPTDAKVRLLDALSGTGVRRIEAVSFVRPLAIPQMADADEVWQRAVKADGVRYSALVPNTRGAQRALAAGFTEIEVVVSASDTHNRRNVNRSTEESLDDIAELIDLLHGASARVEVIVATSFGCPYEGDVDPARVAGIVDRVVRDGADRVAFGDTTGMGTPRRVRELLTAVRDRNANVPVLLHFHNTRGTALANLLTALELGVTEFDASVGGLGGCPYAPGASGNLATEEAVHMLHDMGIDTGIDLAALVEVAELAEELLGKKLPSGVLRAGPRTRLTPMPS from the coding sequence ATGACGGACCTGCCGGATTTCGTCTCCATTCGTGAGGTCGGGCCACGGGACGGGTTGCAGAACGAGGACCCGATCCCGACCGACGCCAAGGTTCGGCTGCTCGACGCACTCTCCGGCACCGGCGTACGCCGGATCGAGGCGGTGTCGTTCGTGCGTCCGTTGGCGATCCCGCAGATGGCCGACGCCGACGAGGTGTGGCAGCGGGCGGTGAAGGCCGACGGGGTGCGCTACTCGGCGCTGGTGCCGAACACCCGGGGGGCCCAGCGGGCTCTCGCCGCCGGGTTCACCGAGATCGAGGTGGTGGTCTCCGCCAGCGACACGCACAACCGTCGCAACGTCAACCGGTCGACCGAGGAGTCGCTGGACGACATCGCCGAGCTGATCGACCTGCTGCACGGAGCGTCCGCCCGGGTGGAGGTGATCGTGGCGACCAGCTTCGGCTGCCCGTACGAGGGTGACGTCGACCCGGCGCGGGTGGCCGGCATCGTGGACCGGGTGGTCCGAGACGGCGCGGACCGGGTCGCGTTCGGCGACACCACCGGCATGGGCACGCCACGCCGGGTCCGTGAGCTGCTGACCGCGGTACGCGACCGGAACGCGAACGTGCCGGTGCTCCTGCACTTCCACAACACCCGGGGGACGGCGCTGGCCAACCTGTTGACCGCCCTGGAGTTGGGGGTGACCGAGTTCGACGCCAGCGTCGGTGGCCTGGGCGGCTGCCCGTACGCGCCGGGGGCCAGCGGCAACCTGGCGACCGAGGAGGCCGTGCACATGCTGCACGACATGGGCATCGACACCGGCATCGACCTGGCGGCCCTCGTCGAGGTGGCGGAGTTGGCCGAGGAGTTGCTCGGCAAGAAGCTGCCGTCGGGGGTGCTGCGGGCCGGTCCACGGACCCGACTGACGCCGATGCCGAGCTGA
- a CDS encoding biotin carboxylase N-terminal domain-containing protein has product MIESLLVANRGEIARRIIRTARRLGIRTIAVHSEADADLPFVSEADEAVLVGPPNPALSYRNTEAILAAAKATGAQAIHPGYGFLSENAEFARTVETSGLIWVGPDADAISAMGDKINARNLMAAAGVPVAPGTTDPAADLDAAVTAAAEIGYPVMVKAAAGGGGMGMGVAVDEAALRTEYDKVRAFAERMFGDGSVLIERYFPRVRHVEVQILGLADGRVVALGERECSVQRRNQKLVEESPSPAVSPELRVRLLAAAVRAGEAVGYRNAGTVECLLVPRQRDSEGDVPGSEDFFFLEMNTRLQVEHPVTEYVYGIDLVEEQLRVASGLAPTFDPEALIPRGHAIEMRINAEDPKRFLPGPGVVKTWVEPTGEGVRVDSGYTEGNTVTPFYDSLMAKLIISGATRDEVLGRAKEAVAGFQVVGPKNNLPFFAELLDNEEFRSGAYDTGIVSRMR; this is encoded by the coding sequence ATGATCGAGTCACTGCTGGTAGCCAATCGGGGTGAGATCGCCCGCCGCATCATCCGGACCGCCAGGCGGCTCGGCATCCGCACGATCGCGGTTCACTCGGAGGCCGACGCCGACCTGCCGTTCGTGTCCGAGGCGGACGAGGCGGTTCTCGTCGGCCCGCCGAACCCGGCGCTGAGCTACCGCAACACCGAGGCGATCCTCGCCGCCGCGAAGGCGACGGGTGCGCAGGCCATCCACCCCGGCTACGGCTTCCTGTCGGAGAACGCCGAGTTCGCCCGTACCGTCGAGACCAGCGGCCTGATCTGGGTCGGCCCCGACGCGGACGCGATCAGCGCGATGGGCGACAAGATCAATGCCCGGAACCTGATGGCCGCGGCCGGTGTTCCGGTCGCGCCGGGCACCACCGACCCGGCCGCCGACCTGGACGCGGCGGTGACGGCCGCCGCCGAGATCGGCTACCCGGTGATGGTCAAGGCCGCGGCCGGCGGCGGCGGCATGGGCATGGGCGTCGCCGTCGACGAGGCCGCGCTGCGCACCGAGTACGACAAGGTGCGCGCGTTCGCCGAGCGGATGTTCGGCGACGGGTCGGTGTTGATCGAGCGGTACTTCCCCCGGGTGCGCCACGTCGAGGTGCAGATCCTCGGCCTGGCCGACGGTCGGGTGGTGGCGCTCGGCGAGCGGGAGTGCTCGGTGCAGCGACGTAACCAGAAGCTGGTCGAGGAGTCCCCGTCCCCGGCGGTCTCGCCGGAGCTGCGGGTTCGCCTGCTGGCGGCGGCGGTGCGGGCCGGTGAGGCGGTCGGCTACCGCAACGCCGGCACGGTGGAGTGCCTGTTGGTCCCGCGTCAGCGGGACTCCGAGGGCGACGTCCCCGGCTCCGAAGACTTTTTCTTTCTCGAGATGAACACGCGGCTGCAGGTGGAGCACCCGGTGACCGAGTACGTCTACGGGATCGACCTGGTCGAGGAGCAGTTGCGGGTGGCGTCCGGGCTGGCGCCGACGTTCGACCCGGAGGCGTTGATCCCGCGCGGGCACGCCATCGAGATGCGGATCAACGCCGAGGACCCGAAGCGTTTCCTGCCCGGGCCGGGAGTGGTGAAGACCTGGGTGGAGCCCACGGGTGAGGGCGTCCGGGTGGATTCCGGCTACACCGAGGGCAACACCGTCACCCCCTTCTACGACAGCCTGATGGCGAAGCTGATCATCAGCGGCGCGACCCGCGACGAGGTGCTCGGACGCGCCAAGGAGGCGGTCGCCGGGTTCCAGGTCGTCGGCCCGAAGAACAACCTGCCCTTCTTCGCCGAGTTGCTGGACAACGAGGAGTTCCGCTCCGGCGCCTACGACACGGGCATCGTCTCCCGCATGCGCTGA
- a CDS encoding TetR/AcrR family transcriptional regulator produces the protein MTVEQQARGAAGAGRRRSRKDEILEIAVGLFAARGYHGVSMDDIGAAAGVTGPALYHHFAGKEAMLAAALIPVSEGLLAGGRERAAGHPDDPRGVLESLIDFHVEFALANPAVIALHLHELDRLPDEPRRRIRRLQRLYVEEWVTVLTALHPGMPDGEARVLAHAAFGLMNSTPFLGGEVDRRRRAELLRGATLAALLA, from the coding sequence GTGACGGTGGAGCAGCAGGCACGGGGTGCGGCGGGCGCGGGCCGGCGCAGGTCCCGCAAGGACGAGATCCTGGAGATCGCGGTCGGTCTGTTCGCCGCGCGCGGCTACCACGGTGTGTCGATGGACGACATCGGGGCGGCGGCGGGGGTCACCGGTCCGGCGCTCTACCACCACTTCGCCGGCAAGGAGGCCATGCTGGCCGCCGCGCTGATCCCGGTCAGTGAGGGCCTGCTGGCGGGCGGGCGGGAACGCGCCGCCGGGCATCCGGACGACCCGCGCGGCGTGTTGGAGTCGCTGATCGACTTCCACGTCGAGTTCGCGCTGGCCAACCCGGCGGTGATCGCGTTGCACCTGCACGAGTTGGACCGCCTGCCGGACGAGCCGCGGCGACGGATCCGTCGTCTGCAACGGCTCTACGTCGAGGAGTGGGTGACGGTGCTCACCGCCCTGCACCCGGGCATGCCGGACGGCGAGGCGCGGGTGCTCGCGCATGCCGCCTTCGGGTTGATGAACTCGACTCCGTTCCTCGGCGGTGAGGTGGACCGGCGTCGCCGGGCCGAGCTGCTGCGCGGGGCGACACTCGCCGCGTTGCTCGCCTGA